A segment of the Asinibacterium sp. OR53 genome:
TAAAAGATTTCAGGGCTCTTTTGGAAAAACGCGTCCTGCCAAGCCGAATAAGAGTAAGAAGCCTGCTGTAAAAGCTTCTTAATCCACTCCGTCGTCATCCCGAGCGTTGCTCGGGATGACGATATAATGGTACGTCAACGATTCTTCGTTGCTATCGTTTCTATTGCCTGAACCAATCTGTCCAGGTCATCTATCCTCGTATATACATGCGGCGTAACGCGCACGCAACTGATGTTTTCCCACACAATACCAACGGTATGTATTTTATAGCGGTTGAATAAAGCGCTGTCGAGCTCTGCCGGTGTCATACCCTCAATGCTTACGCCCGTTATAGCGCAGGAATATTCTGGTTTCAAAGATGTATGCAGTTTTACACGCGGAATGGATTTTACCTTTTCAGCCCAATAATTTTTCAGATAGCGAATGCGTTCTTCTTTCCGTTTGCTCCCGATGGCTGTATGAAAATTGATCGCTTCGCCTATTCCCTGCTCTATCGGAAAGCTGCGCGTGCCAAGGGTTTCAAATTTGCGAATGTCGTCGCTGTGCGGTTTATCGTTACAGAGTAGCGGCCATATCTTGCCAATTTTGTCCTGTTTGATCCATAACATGCCACTGCCAATGGGTGCACTTAAGAATTTGTGCAGACTGGTCCCGAAATAATCGCATTCCAGATCCGGGATCTTGAAATCAAGCAGTCCGAATGAATGTGCACCATCCACAATTACTTCCAGGTTGTGCCGGTGCGCCATCTGGCAAATCTTTTTCACGGGCATGATCTGCCCCACCCAATTGATGATATGGGTAACATGCAATATCCGGGTTTTAGGTGTGATGGCTTTTTCATAAGCGTTTACAATCGCCTCATCATCTTCTATGGGAAAATCAAAACTGATCTGCGTATACTGTAATCCGTCGCGCATGGCACGCTGCTTCCAGGCCTGTATCATGTTCGGATAATCCTGTTTGGTACCGATCACTTCATCGCCCGCTTTGAGTTCCAGTCCATAGATGACTGTATTAAGC
Coding sequences within it:
- a CDS encoding 30S ribosomal protein THX, whose protein sequence is MGRGDKKTAKGKRFQGSFGKTRPAKPNKSKKPAVKAS
- a CDS encoding aminotransferase class V-fold PLP-dependent enzyme, with product MNQRRKFIGQLGLMAGAFSANSLFNQLHAAEWKQAAQKVAGLSPETVATDEDYWSVIQQSFTVNPNLVNLNNGGVSPAPRVVQEAVERFNRLSNEGPSYYMWRILDQGREPLRQKLATLAGCLPEEIAVNRNATESLNTVIYGLELKAGDEVIGTKQDYPNMIQAWKQRAMRDGLQYTQISFDFPIEDDEAIVNAYEKAITPKTRILHVTHIINWVGQIMPVKKICQMAHRHNLEVIVDGAHSFGLLDFKIPDLECDYFGTSLHKFLSAPIGSGMLWIKQDKIGKIWPLLCNDKPHSDDIRKFETLGTRSFPIEQGIGEAINFHTAIGSKRKEERIRYLKNYWAEKVKSIPRVKLHTSLKPEYSCAITGVSIEGMTPAELDSALFNRYKIHTVGIVWENISCVRVTPHVYTRIDDLDRLVQAIETIATKNR